CACGCCGCGCAGCTTGGCGTTGGGCTGGCTGGGCCCGGCCTGCGCGCGCGGCGCAGTCACTTCGGCGCGTTCGTAGCCACGCGAGTCACTCTGCGCCGCGGCCGCCTCGCGCGCGCCGGCGTTGCCGATGCCCGGCATGGCCAGCGCGCCCTTGGGCGGCAGCCGCTGGGTGACTTTGGGCGCCACGGGCGCGGTGACCGGCGCGCGCGCCAGGCTGGGCGCCGAAGCCGCGGAGTCGGACTCGAGATCGGGCGCTGCGGGCGCCGCGACCACGGGCTTCACGTTGGGCGGGATCTTCACCGTGCGCGGCGCGGCCGGCACGCCGGGCGGCAGGCTGGCCGTCCGCGTGGGCAGCTCGGCCGGGGCGCTGGGCGCGTTCACCGCGTCGATCGTCACGTGCGGCGCGGCGGCCTTGGGCGCGGCCGGCTTCTGCGCGAGCGCGACCGGCTTCCACGCGGGCGCGGACTCGGTGGGCTCGGGCAGCGGCTTGGGCGGCTCGATCTGCACCGGCGGCGGCCTGCGCACCGCGGGCGGTGGCGTCTCGGGCTTGGGCGCCGGCGGCGGCGCCAGCGCCACCCGCTTCCAGACCGGCGCGGGCTCGGGCGCGACCTTCACCGGCTCGGGCTTGGGCATGGGCGGCGGCCTGCGCACCGCGGGCGCCGGCGCAGGCCTGGGCTTGGGCTTGGGCGGCTCGAGCTTGGCGACCACCACCGGCTCCGGCTTCTTCTGCGGCGGGGGCGGCGGCTCGGGCTCCGGCTCCGGCTCGGGCATGGGCTGCATGAGGTGCTCCGGCGGCGGAGGCGGCGGCTCGGGGGCCGGCTCGTCCTGGAGCTGCACGATCTGGATCTCGCTCGGCTTCTCCTCGGGCGGCTCGATCGATCGCAGGAGCGCGAACACCGCGAGCCCGCCGATCAGCACCGTGGCGGCGCCGCTGGTCGCGTTGGGCAGGAGCGGCGGGGTGTCCTGGTGGCGCACGGGCTGCGCCTCGATGCACAGCCGCGCCGCGCCCCAGCCGTAGCGGCGGCGGATCGCGCTGGTGGTCACTGGGGCGCCGCGACCCGCTCGACCGTCGCCCTGCGGTTACTGGGCCAGAGGTCCTCGATCATGCCGACGGCGTAGAGCAGGTCCTCGCTGCGCGAGTCGGCGTGCGGGGCGAGCAGCGGCCGGTCCAGGCCCGAGGTGCGGTAGCGAGTGAGTCGCGGCCGCAGCTCCTCCTTGGCGAAGCGCATGGGCTGCGCGCCCGGCGCGACCAGCTCGAACGGAGGCTGTCCGTCGCCCACCGGATACACGCGCAGCTGCAGGCCGGCGTAGCTCTCCGCCATGGGCTGCGCGCCGCCGTCGGAGCCGATCTTCGGCACGACGATCTCGCCCAGATCGATGCTCTTCTGGGCGTCGGGCGTGCCCAGCTGTGTCATGGCCAGAAGGATCAGGAAGGCCAGGTCGACGAACGAGAATAGCCAGGCGGGAGTGTCGGAATGAGAAGCCACGGGTCTCTAGAGCGACCGCCTGCCTGGAAAACCGCGTGACGGAGATCACAAACCGCGGCGTCGTCCCCCGCGTGATCCACGGCGCCGGCCGCGCGAGCGCCGGCGGCGCGGCGCGTTCGGGTCCTGGGGCGTGCCGGAAGCGGCCGACGGCGAGTGAGCCGGGTGACTCGCGTGACTGCCGTGACTCGCGTGTCCGGCGTGTGCGGCCGCGGATTCCTCGCTGGCCGCCGAGCGCGCCTCGGCGGCGGCCAGCACGCCCAAGAGCTCCGCCCCGAAGTGGTCGGCCCACCAGGTCTTCACGGGTCCGAGCGTGCGCAGCTCCTCGAGCGAACGCGGCACGGCGCCTGCGATTTCCTCGAGCGCGGCATTGGGGCAGAACACGCCGGGATCGAGCCCGAGCTCGCGCGACTTCGCGGCCCGCCAGCGCTTCAGCTCCTCGAGCCGGGCCTCGCCGCGCCGGTCGAGCCGGCGCCGGCCGTTGCCGGCCGACTTGCGCTCGAGCGGCGGGTGCTCGGGGCCCTCGAGGCCGCGCTGCACGGCCTCGACCAGCTCCTGCCCGAGCCGGCGCACGACCAGGTCGGTGAGTCCGCGGCGCTTGGCCAGCGCACGGCGCGAGAGCGGCGGGTTCTGCGCCAGCTCGAGCAGCGTGCCGTTGCCCATGACCTTGAACGGCGGGCGGTCGCCCTCGCGCGCGCGCTTGTCGCGCAGGAGATACAGCTCGCGCAGCACCGCGAGCCCGCGCGCCGACAGCTTGCGCGCACCCTTGATGCGCAGATACCCCTGCTGGTCGAACTCGCGCTCGGGCCACACGCGCTGCTCGAGCGCGGAGAACTCGGCCTGCGCCCAGGCCAGCCGGCCCAGTGACTCGAGCTCGCGTTCCAAAATCTGCGACAGCTCCGCGAGATAGCGCACGTCGGCCGCCGCGTAGTCGATCTGCACTTCCTTCAGGGGCCGGCGCGACCAGTCGGTGCGCTGCTGGTCCTTCGAGAGACGCACGTCGAAGTGTCTCTCGACGAGCGCGCCGTAGCCCACGGCCGGATAGCCCAGGAGCTGCGCCGAGATCATGGTGTCGAACAGGTTGCGCACGCGGATGCCCGAGTGTCGGTTCAGCACGAACAGGTCGTACTCCGCGGCGTGGAACACCTTGCGGATGGCCGGGTTCGCCATGACCGGCGCGAGCGCGTCGAAGGCGCGCGCGGGCACTGCCAGCGGGTCGATCAGGAACGTCCCGCAGGACGCGCTGATCTGCACCAGACACAGCTTGTCGAAATAGTGGAAGAAGGAGTCCGCCTCGGTATCGACGGCGACCACCGGCTCGAGCGCGAGCTTCGTCGCGAGCTGTTCGACCTCCGCGACGGTTGCGATGAACGGGTACTCAGCCACCGTTCCCTGGGACTCCTCGAGGGGGATCGAGCGGATTTCTCGGCGGTGGGTGCGATCGGAGGGAGTTCCCGCGACCCAGGCGCCGCGCGATTCTAACGGGAGCGACGGGCCGAGCCAGTGCCCCGGCGGGTTTTTCCGAGCAGCTCGATCAGCTGGTCCTCGAGCCGCTCGTGGGACGCGAAGCTCTCCAGGAAGGCCCCGAACACCGCCCGCGCCGCCTCTTCGTGGCCGGCCTCGAGGTGAGTCGAGACCTGCTCCAGGTCGCGGCGGATCCCGATGTGGGCCACGCGCAGGCTCTTGATCGGACCGCCCTGGGCCGGCGCGACCTTCTCGGCCAGCGGGAACGACACGTCCTCCTCGTGCGCCAGATGGCGCAGCAGGAGCTCGCGGTACTCGGCGAACGACTTTCTCGCCTTGGCGAGCCGGCCGGCGGCGAGCGCGCGCGAGGTGTCCTGCGCCAGCGCCTCGAGCCGGTCGCTGCCCTCGCGCCAGTCGGCGGCCGGGTCGGGCGCGGGCTGCTTGCTTCGCGAACGCGCGGCCATGCTGGCGCGGATCTTACCCGATGGCGAACCTACCCCGCCGATGCGGCGTTGGTTGGCCCTGGCGATCGTGCTCCTGGCCGGGTGCCTGGCGCGGCCCGAGGCGCCGCGTTCACAGCCGCAGCTCGCCTGGCGGACCTGCGGCGCTGACTTCCAGTGCGCGAGCCTGCGCGTGCCGGTCGACCATCGCGCGCCCGGCGGCGCGACGCTCGAGCTCGCGCTGGCACGCCTGCCGGCGGCGCGGCCCGACCAGCGCATCGGCGCGCTGGTCGTGAACCCGGGCGGCCCGGGCATCTCGGCGATCGCCTATCTGCGCGCGAGCTGGCCGCGGCTGGGCAAGGTTGCGCACGAGCGCTTCGACCTGATCGCGTTCGACACGCGCGGCACGGGCGGGAGCACGCCGCTCGACTGCCACGAGTCACTGGCGCGGCTGATGGAGCAGGACCCGGCGCCCAGCGCCGACGCGGCCTGGCAGGGCGCGCTCGACGCCAGCCGCGCGTTCGCCGAGGAGTGCGCACGCAAGCACGGCGAGCTCTTGCCGTTCATGAGCAGCGCCGACAACGCCTACGACCTGGAGTGGGTGCGCGCGGCGCTGGGCGAGCAAAAGATCAGCTATCTCGGCTTCTCCTACGGCACGTCGCTCGGCGCGAGTTACTCGAGCCTCTACCCCGATCACGTGCGCGGGGTCGTGCTCGACGGCTCGATCGACCCCGGCTACGAGCTCGAGCGCTTCACGCGCGAGCAGTCGGTC
This genomic window from Myxococcota bacterium contains:
- a CDS encoding hemerythrin domain-containing protein, translated to MAARSRSKQPAPDPAADWREGSDRLEALAQDTSRALAAGRLAKARKSFAEYRELLLRHLAHEEDVSFPLAEKVAPAQGGPIKSLRVAHIGIRRDLEQVSTHLEAGHEEAARAVFGAFLESFASHERLEDQLIELLGKTRRGTGSARRSR
- a CDS encoding HRDC domain-containing protein, producing MAEYPFIATVAEVEQLATKLALEPVVAVDTEADSFFHYFDKLCLVQISASCGTFLIDPLAVPARAFDALAPVMANPAIRKVFHAAEYDLFVLNRHSGIRVRNLFDTMISAQLLGYPAVGYGALVERHFDVRLSKDQQRTDWSRRPLKEVQIDYAAADVRYLAELSQILERELESLGRLAWAQAEFSALEQRVWPEREFDQQGYLRIKGARKLSARGLAVLRELYLLRDKRAREGDRPPFKVMGNGTLLELAQNPPLSRRALAKRRGLTDLVVRRLGQELVEAVQRGLEGPEHPPLERKSAGNGRRRLDRRGEARLEELKRWRAAKSRELGLDPGVFCPNAALEEIAGAVPRSLEELRTLGPVKTWWADHFGAELLGVLAAAEARSAASEESAAAHAGHASHGSHASHPAHSPSAASGTPQDPNAPRRRRSRGRRRGSRGGRRRGL
- a CDS encoding alpha/beta hydrolase; this translates as MALAIVLLAGCLARPEAPRSQPQLAWRTCGADFQCASLRVPVDHRAPGGATLELALARLPAARPDQRIGALVVNPGGPGISAIAYLRASWPRLGKVAHERFDLIAFDTRGTGGSTPLDCHESLARLMEQDPAPSADAAWQGALDASRAFAEECARKHGELLPFMSSADNAYDLEWVRAALGEQKISYLGFSYGTSLGASYSSLYPDHVRGVVLDGSIDPGYELERFTREQSVGVEAALVAWDAEARRRGWHGADTLDAVYARAPRKSTVLYAAAEGLATPPGGWHELATALGRAEEGDWSGIQTLYDGYFDDLSVEAQLATLCADLRRLSADDFRAALPAASAASPHFGSGNLLSHLPCAFWVEPRTALPAAPRPGAPPMLVLANRNDPLTPHLWGERLAQRFVSATRIDVESREHTAFGRGDECVDALVTDYLVAPAPPARTHCP